From the Gossypium hirsutum isolate 1008001.06 chromosome A02, Gossypium_hirsutum_v2.1, whole genome shotgun sequence genome, the window ACTTCGGATAACTTGAGGTTTTCCAAGAAGCAACCACATGCTGATTTGATGAATGTGCTTGATGAAATCACCCGTCTCTTGGAGAGTTCTCCGTTGCAAAGGGCAACTAGAACAAGGAGTTCTTCAATGATTGAGGGCAAGAGCTTTGGACTTGCTGAAAGAACTTCAAATGCTTACTTGAGGAGCAAAACTGAAGATCCCCTTGACAAGTATCTAGAAGATGGAAGATCTTGTGCTACGGGGAAGGAAGTTGAAAGGGATAAAGAGATACCACTTATTAAATATGGTAGGAAGTTGCGATTACAAAGAAAAGTTGAGGGAGATCAGAAGCCAAGAATAAGGACCAGAAAAAGAGGATCATCTCAGGCGGAGACCAAAGATGGATCAACTACAACAGTTGGATCAATGATTGACATGGAAGCTCCTTTATCTGGTAATTCAGGTTCTTTTTGGTTGAAACCTTCATTGATTCCAAGCTCTTTATCGCCATGGGATAGAGTAGACCTCAAGACAAAGTCTGAGGAGGTATCATCTTCACTAACCAACATCTTACCAACTGCTGGACACGAGATTGAACTTATTTCTtttgaagaaggagaagaagaagaagaagaaatgaaaccATCTCTGCGACCTGAAATTTTTAAGGCCGTGCTTaatgaaattgaagaaatttccTCCAGTCATGAAACAGAATCTGAGACTAGTTTACCAGCAGCAAGTCGAATTCCTGAATCACTAAAAACTGTCAACCAATCAGTTGAACCTCCTATTGAAGTGGGAGCATTCATCTCTCCCCAAAGAGAGATACTCTCGGTAGATACGCTTTCAGTAGCATCTTCGGAAGAGGAAATTCTACTTACTGATGAAGTGGAGACTAAGGGTCCTAGTCAAACTGACGCCAAGACAAATGTTGAGCACACTGTGTTGAAGATTTTGGAATTTTTGAGCAATGATACAGTCAGAAGAATTGGTGTTTATGGCATTGAAAGGGTTGGGAAGACGACTGTGCTGAAAGCCTTTATTGCTCATCCCCAGATAAAGGACATGTTTGATTTGATCATTTGGGTGACAGTATCAAAATACTGGAGTATAAGGAAGATGCAGGATGAAGTTTTAAGGCAATTATCAACAGATTTCAAGTCTGAATCTGAAAATAGAGAAGAATTGTTCCGATCTTTGGAAGGCAGGAAGTTTTTGCTTGTTTTGGATGATGTCTGGGAGAGTATAGATTTAGAAGCAGTCGGTATTCCTGATCCTAGCTCGGAAAATGGCAGTGCGATAATACTGGCAACTAGGAATTTGGAGGTTTGTGATAACATGCGTTTCATAAATATGATCGAAGTTGGAACTCTTTCTAATGAAGAAGCATGGAAGCTGTTCTGTGAACAAGTAGGTAGAGTTGTCAACATACCAGGTATCCTGCCCTTTGCTCGGGTTATCGTTGAGAGGTGTGGTGGTCTGCCTCTGCTGGTTATTGTCACTGGAAGAGCTCTGTCAGGGGAAGAAGATGTCTTTGCATGGGAGCAAGCATTCAAGCAATTTTCAGGGCCTTGTGGAGATCTAAGAAACCGAAATGACGTAATCCAATTGTTAAAATTCAGTTTTGACCGATTGGAGGTTCATGACATTCAGAGTTGCTTCCTTCATTGTGCTTTTTTTCCTGAAGATCAAGAGGttaatatttctgaatttgttacATATTGTATCGAAGAAGGTTTGATTGCCGGGAATACGGCTGATGCATATAAGAGGGGCCATGAGATAATTACTGTTCTCGTACATGCCTTTTTGTTAGAAACTACTTCCAGTTCTTCCATCATAATGCATGATATGATGAGAGACTTGGCACTGGCCATTTTGTTGCAGGAAAAAGGCAGTCAATTTCTGTTGAGAGCTTACTCAAAACCGGTGAGCCAAGAAAATCATTCATCGCTTATACTACGTGAAAGCCCCGAGAACAATAGATTGTTTATTCCCGATGGTTGTCAATTCATATTGAGAGCCGGTTCAAGACTGACCCAACCACCTTCAGTAGAAGAATGGGGAAATTCTAGTATGATCTTTTTGATGGACAATAATTTGTCCGCTTTACCTGAGAGCCCAAGTTGCCCTGGACTTTTAACACTGTTTCTTCAAAGAAATTTCAGGCTCAGAGTGATACCCGTGTCCTTTTTCGACTGCATGCCTTGTTTGAAAGTGCTAAACTTGTCAAATACCCGAATAAAGTCTCTGCCAAGAACAATTTCAAAACTTGTAAGCCTGGAAACTCTCATCCTTCGTCATTGTGAACGCCTTTCTATGCTTCCCTCTGATATTGGATCCCTCAAACTTCTTCAAGTACTTGATCTTAGAGGCACTGAGATCAACTTATTACCTGATGAGATCCGTGAACTATCCTCTTTGACATACTTTGATATATGCTTCTATGGATCTATCAACCGAAGTGAGCATCTTAAATTGCCACAAGGCTTGATTTCTAGTGGGATAATATCGAGGCTCAGTACATTGCAATCACTCGGGATTAGGGTGTGCCCAGGAGATGAGCGGTGGGACAAATGTGTCAAATCCATCATTTACGAGGTAAGTAAATTGACGGGGCTAACTTCTCTGTCTTTTTATTTTCCAGAAGCAGAGCTTCTTGAACTGTTCCTCCAAAAAAGTGCAGCCTGGATTGATCAATGCTTAACCGAGTATAATTTTGTGGTTGGCCGTGACATCAAGCGTATTGTCTCTCGAGTTCCACAATACGTGGAGCTTGATTATGATCAAACAAGCCAACGCTTGAGATTTGTTAACGGTGAGAAGATACCTGATGCAATCGTCAAAGTACTAGCATATTGCTCAGCTTTTTATTTAGATCATCACCTGGACGTAATCAGCATATCGAAGTTCGGGATTGCCAACATGAATAAGTTGAAACACTGCATAGTAAGTGAGTGTCCCACAGTTAAAGCTGTTTTGGACGATAAGGAATTTACCGAGGTTGTATTTCCATGCCTAGAGCACTTGGATCTTCACTATTTGTGGAATTTGGAATACATCTGCAACGACCTTCTTCCTGAAGGAAGCTTCACTATGCTACGGATCCTGTATGTGCACGCATGTCCAAAGTTGAAGTACGTCTTGAAAAGCTCCATGCTTCGATTCTTCTTGAACCTAGAGGAGTTGATAGTCGATGATTGTACAGCAATCGAGAAGATCATACTTGACGATGATATGACCACTGAATTGAGTCACATGTCGGATTCCAGTTTCAAAAGACTAACTCTTCACTACCTTCCCGCATTAGTAACCATTCGAGAAGGTGTTTGGCCCTCGTTCGAATATATCAGTGTATGCAACTGCCCTAATTTCAAGAAAATCAATTTAGATTCCAAGTCGAAACACACACTGAAGGGGATTAAAGGTGAGAAGGATTGGTGGGATTCATTAGAATGGAAAGAACCTTCTCTAAGCATACATTTCAACGACTTGTTTACTCTAGTTTCTGAGGATGATATATGAGGAGATAGTATCAATTGATGCTATTTTCATCGCTTGAGTCAACGATGTGTAAGAACAAAAAAATTTTACCTGCAGAAAATAAATCAAGGCTGAAGAGGTATTGTCtacttttccttttttcttttccaggattatgaagcatttatatttatttgaaattcaaGCATGCTTATATAATAGCTGAATATCACTTAGCAGTGAGTACCTCGTTATTTCTTCTTCATATTTCCTAAAGTATCCATGTACGGCACATTTTCGCAAAAATTGGGTTCCTGTTAACATCGACAAATAGTAAAAAGGTAATTATTTGATCAACTCTTTGGTAAAAGTAACATGAGAGCTCCTGCTCCTGTATTAGGAGGTCGATTGTATTTTGCCCGTCTACTAAAAAAGGGGCAAATTAGTTCTTATATATtggatcaaagagcaaactggtctttctattaaaaaaattcatccatttttttctattaaaacatGAGGTACAAGTGGCACGCCACGTTATTGTCATATTTTAACCGtacaaattgatgaaatttttaaccgaaatgaccaatttgctttttagtttaatttataaggactaatttgcctaATTTTTAGTAGAAGGGGTAAAATGCAATCCGATTTCTTGTATAGGGGCCTTTATCGtacttttattcaattctttTCATCTAAATTGTGGTTGGTTCAATGTTTCATGGTTTAGCATGCCTTATTtgatactttgttttatttttccatgCATAACTTTCCAATCAAGATTATTGATAATTCACCTTGTTTAGGTCACTCCTTGGGGAGCTTTGAAATTCCTTGCTGCACAGAGTTTCCGGCAGCAAATCAGCTCTTCACACTGGCAAACAAAGAGAAAGGCGGAAATAGCAGTCCATTGACAACCAGTGCTATTGGTATAGCGAATGCAAACAATTAGAGGTAGCCTTTTCTGGAACAATTGCCGAAAAACAGAACTACCATTGTAGATAAAACTATTGCTTCCTTCCCAATTCCCTCATGGATTGCCCGTAATGTGTTAGAGGAAGTAGACAAACAACCATGGCAGCATCACTAACAACACTTGCATCCGTTGACAGTCGATTTATCGGAATTCCGGAAAGGTATGGGTCAAGAACTAATATTTTTTGTTCTCGATACATCTAGACATGTCGAAGCCCTGAATTGAGGGTTTAAAGACCGTGTTATATTAGGAACTTTCTCTGATTATTTTGCCTTCCATGTATATAATTTGTTGTCATTTTGAATTAACTTAATACAAGGAACATGTTTTTGTCCAATTCTTTAAAATGGggttgtttaatatttttttttttaaaaatgattttagtgttgaataaaatgtaaattgcAAAATACTACACTTAAATACGATTAAATTTGACTGCTATGTTGAGGCAATAACAGTGCcaaatcaatctttttattttatttatttaataatataataattaaatcgatccatttaataataaaaaaactaatttaatttaatttgtataataCAAGCATCACCTAAGTATTTTAAcctaaattataatatatatttatatatatgactACTAATCAAGAACTTAACGAAAGTCGAAGGCTTTTTTTCTTTGTAGGTATTGCATGTGCATTATTGTTTAAAATGACTTtcgaaaattttggtttaaattttaaatatgcacTTAATTTCACAAGTTAATTTGATatcaataaaattactaaaaattaattttaaataattaatttatattgttatagaatatttctgaattttcatatatttatataaaaattaataaaaaagcaacaattttaaattaagatAATATGCAAATAATACTATTTAAACTCAAAACGTCAAGAATATTAAATCTTTCCATCCACCTAAAGCCTCGATATCATTCTATACgataattattataattcaattttatttttgtacatattatatatgtgttgttattattaatttcaaaccatacactttattatttattttatattatttttaaacgcatacatatattttaaatatataatttctacACACATACATGTGTAAcaaaatttctaatattattaattagcatgaaaaaataattaaaatatattcaaatttgtTGTTACTCACATTGACAttgtaattattaaaaaaaattcaaaaataaatttttaaatttcttaaagaattttttattgaaaatatgaacaactatttttttttaaatttttatatacctttttaaaagagtttttattatgtatttttaaatactaagagttaaattgataaaaactATTAATATTAAGTACAAAATGAATCATTCTACCTTTTCTATAATTTCCAAATTTATTAAATAGActaataacttaaaattaaaaattaaaaattaaaattaaaatacaaatatctCTTACATATTTAAACCTCATACccctttaattaaaaaaataattcatatatactataataaaatttatggattttataataaatataatacccATCCATAAATCATCTTGGTCAGTACTTATAAAATTCCTGactgaatgtgtatatatatttggttaaaatatgttgttagtttCTATactataacaaaaattaaaatttaaatcctattttttatttaaaaatcttagtttaaTCATTAAAATCGTAAGTATTTTCTGTCAGAATTTGTTAACTTGGTATAtgattaacatgaaataaatatGATAAGTTGGCAAATTTTGATAGAAACTACCGACAATGATGATGGTCGGactataatttttaaattgaaaaagtatatGAACTAATTTTCAAATTCTAAATAAGTATAGGGACTAACAACATAATTTAACCGATGGGGTAAACAACACCAACCTCGGTATCATCCTCAGAACCACCGTGATTATCGTCGGAAATTTCCACAACCGGCGAACCAAATTCAACATTATTATCCAGAAAATAAAGCAAGAAAACCAGGACCAAACAACACAAAACCATAGGAATTGGTCCAAATATCCACAAAAAAAGAGGCAAAGAGAAATAAAAGCCACGTAATCCCAACGACCAAAAATAACTTCCACGGTTCACAATCGTCGCCACGTAATCCGCCGTAAGACAGTGGCGGAACTGGTTCTCCGTACTCTTCTTCTTCGGCGGTATACAAACAAGTATACTCGCATGGCTATAATATCTTATAGATTGTATATTCAATAAGAAGACCACCATAAAACAAAGTAACATAGCAAAATACTTGATCGAAAAAATCCGGTGACTTAAATCTCCGACATCGATCGCCGATTTCTCGCCGGCGTTACTCGTCATTAATAACGCGATGAGCGAACTTAACGTTATTGCCGTCGAGGCTAATACCGTTGATGCCATTATGTTGTTACGTAAAGTTTGAACTGCTAAGACACCGTTGCCCTGTACATCCTGTGAAAAAAACGTggatttaatttcaaataaattcaaaaaatatatatcgaGTTAATGATGAAGAACAGCCACGAACCTCCATCATGCAATGAACCCAGAATCGGCGACTAATTGCATTAATTCCGATGATAGTTTTGATAGGGTATTTGATAACACGATGAAGAAGCCATAGATGATAAACAGTCATTATTAAAAGACCTATTGGAACTAATATACAATCAAGATATCTAATCTCCATAGCCTTGATtattgatgaagaagaagaagattattttttttctttttttgaagcaaacaacaatttttttttaattatattatttccttaaTGAAAGGAAATAATAGTTGAAAAATAATGtgtcaataatttttttcttttattttgataaaaaatttaaattataaataaaatttttgattcTAAGAAAATGAgttgaaatgaatttttaaatagaaattttttctaatttaagagtggtatcaaatattaaaaaaatatttatatttatttttaaattaaattaaatattaacttagtcctcgattttttttgtcaatttgatttttatttttaaaaaagagtcaatttgatttttttaatggaatatttattaaaatatttttttaaagatactGTTGTTTGCAACTCACGTGATAGTTCACGTATACTTTATACTCATataatattatttgatttatattccacgtcaacaaataattttaaaattataaaaataaatatatataaacttaaaataattaatatgaagTATGCAcgaattatgttcaaaaattaacgttttagtcaatattttcgataaaaaaattaattcgacTCTTTGCCGAGAGTtaaatttagcttttaaaaaataaaataagagccaatttgacaaaagatataaatattaagagttaaaaTTGCCATTATACctgtaatatatatattcttttaaaattattttatgatgcACAATATTTAtctatatgaatttatatttgatgtattcACATGTATAATTTTTAAGAGTGAAGTCAGAATTTTTtccaagagagccaaaattaaattataaaattgaggaatggttgaaatataattttattattattttaacaattttttttagggTTGAACTATAATTTACCATTTAGAGAATCCCAAAACGTAATTGTATCAttgtattgatttaaaattttacaatatttataggagaaaaactaaaaattacctttttttttagtCAAAGCGTCTGCATGCCCTTGGCACTTAAGCAATACGTGTAATGTGTAAGACAAATGGCAAATATCTAACTATGCCACTTATGCAAGGTTTTCTATTTTTCTGGAGAACCTTTATATATAAGagtaaaatattgattttaaaatatcgaGGAAACATAAACAAGTAAATATTATAACCACTTCATAcatatcttttaaataataaaaaattatctgATCTcgttttacctttattaatataaaaagtttCGTGTTGATTTAATGGTCAGAGTGTTATCATTCTAAATACAATTTCATTTTGAGTCGTGCTAGTCACGTTGTTATAAAGATTTTGCCCTCTATAATTCaccaagaaaaatatataaaaaaaaatcaatatcatTCATAATAGATTACttaaaattcattaaatggtTCGAATTTAACCATTACCGATAAAGGTGAAGGTTAAATGTGACAATAATTGTTCATCGACCCAAAGTTAGCAATTTATGTTACAATGGTAAACTACACTTaatgtcattaaactattagtaagtttacgttttgattATACAACTTCAAaatcaggggcgaagccagaaaatttttttaggggggccggatgaaattttaattttttatagtttatatttttataatttgtaaaggattaaattaaatttttataattttagggggccaaagtgcaattttacttttattaatttaaaattttaaaaaattagggcctaaaatgaaattttctattttaggaggGGTCGGGGCCCGGCCAGCCCCCTGACTACGCTCCtgtttaaaatgttacaaaattaGTTATTGAAtagtttgaatatttttatttaagtcattagactGTTAAAATTGAAAGCTCTCAATCTCCTCTtttaaagttcaaaattttttcatgaaacaactttgaaacGTCACAAACTTACGAACTAATACATATGATAcgcattatatatatttacaattcTTTTATGATACACAATATCTATATATACGAATTTATATTTGATGAGTAAAATATTTAGGGTGAAGCCAGAATTTTTACTCAAAGAGTGGTCAATTGTACTTTTACTAttgttttaacttaaaatttacaattttaaaaggattaaactaTAAATTCACCATTTTGAGAGCCAAAATGaaggttttaaaatatttacatgttaaggaaaaaaattatttataaacatgaaaataatataataaagataataaaatatttttaatttcataaaattatatttgggGAAAAAAACTCAATACACAAACTGTCTGCGAAGCATTACATTACAATAACATTGTCTACGAACCGATCAAGGCCGACCCTCAGAAAACATCATAAAATGGCCCCATTAAAAGGGAAAATTATGAGGTCAAATTTAAAGAAAAGGGGCAATGAAGCCCAAAGTTTTCCTGGAAAAACACTTACAACCACAAATGTCTAGCAAAAATATAACGTTTTTTGGcccaaaaaagaacaaaaatataacattttgAACCTTATTCTAAATTGATGTTTGGGTATAGGAACAgagcaaatataaaaaaatcgagGCAATGTTCTATCGGCGAGCCTAGTTGTCAGCCACTTCGATGAGTGTTGTCTCGTAGTCATTCGGAGCTACGAAACCGTGGAGATTCATGACGGTTGCAGCCACGTTTGCAAGTCCACCATTCGGAGCATCACTGCGGAATCTAACACCAGGTGCCAATCCTGGACCTCCTATCGCAATAGGCACCTAATTGAAACATCCATAATATACATCACAAATTCAGAACCTAATATGATTTCGATAATGCGACCATTCATTGTTCTTTGTTGCAAAAAGAATAAGATATTGGAAACTTACAGGTTGACAAGTGTGGGAGGTGAGTATCTGGAGATCTCCATTCTTGTCGAGAAGAGGTTCCCCGGATTTATTTCTCTTCACCATGTCCTCGGCATTACCGTGGTCTGCAGTCACAATGTATATTCCGCCAACTTGTTCTATCGCATCGAGGATCATCTGCGCCAAGCAATATGATCAAGAAAAGCCTTCGTACAAGACAATGCATGCTTTAGAACAATATCGGATATGAAAATACAACTCAAGAATAGAACGACTTCGGTATAAATGTAAAAAATGGATGATGCATTCGTAGTAAGAAGAGAAAGTAATATTGATTTCCGATGAAAAATATCCCGTCAGCATCATATGAATAACTAGTGTGAAACACGACTGATTACAATTCATTAGAATGCTGtaaaatcattagaaattttTGAAGTAACAATTAAAGAATGAACTCAAGCCATTGTACCTTGACAGCTTCATCAGCAGCCTTGCATGCCACAACCGTAGCCTCGATATCTCCGGTATGACCCACCATGTCACCATTTGGTATGTTCACACGTACCTAAACAACAAAAAAGTTAAAGGTCAACCGGTTCAGTTTTGGTTTCAGTTAGAATAATCGGTTTTAATAGATTAAGTTTGGTGAATTGTCAGTTCTTGAATTTTACTCCATTAATAATCACCTGGTCAAATTTCCCACTCAGAATAGCATCCCTAGCCTTTTCACCGATCTCCAATGCCTTCATCTTAGGTTGAACATTGAACGTAATGCCAACATCGCTCGGGATTTCCACATATTCTTCCATTTGAGGATTGAAATACCCGGAGCGGTTCCCGTTCCAGAAGAAAGTGACATGGCCAAATTTGACAGTCTCACTGCCGATAAACAAACAAAGCATTTaacatattgaatatttcaaggAAATGGGAGGTACGGATTATAATGAGTTGTCCTAAAACGCACCTGCAGGCAAAAGTACGGACACCATTATGCACCAAATATTCACCCGATGTTCTATCAATCTCTGGAGGAGAAACAAGGTAGCAGCTTGGAAGCTTCAACTCGCCATCATACTGAAGCATTCCAGCATAACGGATTTTAGGGACCCGTATACGATCAAATTTGTTGAAATCTTGATATTCAAGTGCCTTAGCAAGCATAACCATTCGATCTGCTCGGAAGTTAATGGTAACAACAGCATCACCATCTACTATCGGACCCACAGCCTTGTTGTTATCATCAACGATGACAAAGGGAGGCAAGTACTGGTCATTGGCATTTTCTCTCAGTTTCTTTACAGCTTCAATGGCATTCTTAAACTTGTGTGGGGCTTCACCGAGAACTTGAGCGTCCCATCCTCTCTTAACAACATCCCAATCATTCTACGAAAAATCCAGTCACAAAAGTTAGCTTCTTAATCAATTCAAATGAATCTTTTAGATCTTTGACAATGATTTCTCACTTCATAACGGTCCATTGTGACATACATACGGCCACCACCAGATGCGATGCGGGCATCTACACCTTTTCCACGTA encodes:
- the LOC107927458 gene encoding disease resistance protein At4g27190 isoform X2 gives rise to the protein MDFRQDNGFSHVVSWCKKITGAKYRKKIYPALKPKTEYLFDLRDSVKEEMIKELMVGTKRTKEFREWLIKVSEFEINARELLQFHEKTSDNLRFSKKQPHADLMNVLDEITRLLESSPLQRATRTRSSSMIEGKSFGLAERTSNAYLRSKTEDPLDKYLEDGRSCATGKEVERDKEIPLIKYGRKLRLQRKVEGDQKPRIRTRKRGSSQAETKDGSTTTVGSMIDMEAPLSGNSGSFWLKPSLIPSSLSPWDRVDLKTKSEEVSSSLTNILPTAGHEIELISFEEGEEEEEEMKPSLRPEIFKAVLNEIEEISSSHETESETSLPAASRIPESLKTVNQSVEPPIEVGAFISPQREILSVDTLSVASSEEEILLTDEVETKGPSQTDAKTNVEHTVLKILEFLSNDTVRRIGVYGIERVGKTTVLKAFIAHPQIKDMFDLIIWVTVSKYWSIRKMQDEVLRQLSTDFKSESENREELFRSLEGRKFLLVLDDVWESIDLEAVGIPDPSSENGSAIILATRNLEVCDNMRFINMIEVGTLSNEEAWKLFCEQVGRVVNIPGILPFARVIVERCGGLPLLVIVTGRALSGEEDVFAWEQAFKQFSGPCGDLRNRNDVIQLLKFSFDRLEVHDIQSCFLHCAFFPEDQEVNISEFVTYCIEEGLIAGNTADAYKRGHEIITVLVHAFLLETTSSSSIIMHDMMRDLALAILLQEKGSQFLLRAYSKPVSQENHSSLILRESPENNRLFIPDGCQFILRAGSRLTQPPSVEEWGNSSMIFLMDNNLSALPESPSCPGLLTLFLQRNFRLRVIPVSFFDCMPCLKVLNLSNTRIKSLPRTISKLVSLETLILRHCERLSMLPSDIGSLKLLQVLDLRGTEINLLPDEIRELSSLTYFDICFYGSINRSEHLKLPQGLISSGIISRLSTLQSLGIRVCPGDERWDKCVKSIIYEVSKLTGLTSLSFYFPEAELLELFLQKSAAWIDQCLTEYNFVVGRDIKRIVSRVPQYVELDYDQTSQRLRFVNGEKIPDAIVKVLAYCSAFYLDHHLDVISISKFGIANMNKLKHCIVSECPTVKAVLDDKEFTEVVFPCLEHLDLHYLWNLEYICNDLLPEGSFTMLRILYVHACPKLKYVLKSSMLRFFLNLEELIVDDCTAIEKIILDDDMTTELSHMSDSSFKRLTLHYLPALVTIREGVWPSFEYISVCNCPNFKKINLDSKSKHTLKGIKGEKDWWDSLEWKEPSLSIHFNDLFTLVSEDDI
- the LOC107927458 gene encoding disease resistance protein At4g27190 isoform X1; translation: MPDLPSPSGSIIAHKFLHLLGEMDFRQDNGFSHVVSWCKKITGAKYRKKIYPALKPKTEYLFDLRDSVKEEMIKELMVGTKRTKEFREWLIKVSEFEINARELLQFHEKTSDNLRFSKKQPHADLMNVLDEITRLLESSPLQRATRTRSSSMIEGKSFGLAERTSNAYLRSKTEDPLDKYLEDGRSCATGKEVERDKEIPLIKYGRKLRLQRKVEGDQKPRIRTRKRGSSQAETKDGSTTTVGSMIDMEAPLSGNSGSFWLKPSLIPSSLSPWDRVDLKTKSEEVSSSLTNILPTAGHEIELISFEEGEEEEEEMKPSLRPEIFKAVLNEIEEISSSHETESETSLPAASRIPESLKTVNQSVEPPIEVGAFISPQREILSVDTLSVASSEEEILLTDEVETKGPSQTDAKTNVEHTVLKILEFLSNDTVRRIGVYGIERVGKTTVLKAFIAHPQIKDMFDLIIWVTVSKYWSIRKMQDEVLRQLSTDFKSESENREELFRSLEGRKFLLVLDDVWESIDLEAVGIPDPSSENGSAIILATRNLEVCDNMRFINMIEVGTLSNEEAWKLFCEQVGRVVNIPGILPFARVIVERCGGLPLLVIVTGRALSGEEDVFAWEQAFKQFSGPCGDLRNRNDVIQLLKFSFDRLEVHDIQSCFLHCAFFPEDQEVNISEFVTYCIEEGLIAGNTADAYKRGHEIITVLVHAFLLETTSSSSIIMHDMMRDLALAILLQEKGSQFLLRAYSKPVSQENHSSLILRESPENNRLFIPDGCQFILRAGSRLTQPPSVEEWGNSSMIFLMDNNLSALPESPSCPGLLTLFLQRNFRLRVIPVSFFDCMPCLKVLNLSNTRIKSLPRTISKLVSLETLILRHCERLSMLPSDIGSLKLLQVLDLRGTEINLLPDEIRELSSLTYFDICFYGSINRSEHLKLPQGLISSGIISRLSTLQSLGIRVCPGDERWDKCVKSIIYEVSKLTGLTSLSFYFPEAELLELFLQKSAAWIDQCLTEYNFVVGRDIKRIVSRVPQYVELDYDQTSQRLRFVNGEKIPDAIVKVLAYCSAFYLDHHLDVISISKFGIANMNKLKHCIVSECPTVKAVLDDKEFTEVVFPCLEHLDLHYLWNLEYICNDLLPEGSFTMLRILYVHACPKLKYVLKSSMLRFFLNLEELIVDDCTAIEKIILDDDMTTELSHMSDSSFKRLTLHYLPALVTIREGVWPSFEYISVCNCPNFKKINLDSKSKHTLKGIKGEKDWWDSLEWKEPSLSIHFNDLFTLVSEDDI
- the LOC107927434 gene encoding uncharacterized protein, yielding MEIRYLDCILVPIGLLIMTVYHLWLLHRVIKYPIKTIIGINAISRRFWVHCMMEDVQGNGVLAVQTLRNNIMASTVLASTAITLSSLIALLMTSNAGEKSAIDVGDLSHRIFSIKYFAMLLCFMVVFLLNIQSIRYYSHASILVCIPPKKKSTENQFRHCLTADYVATIVNRGSYFWSLGLRGFYFSLPLFLWIFGPIPMVLCCLVLVFLLYFLDNNVEFGSPVVEISDDNHGGSEDDTEVGVVYPIG
- the LOC107927473 gene encoding 2,3-bisphosphoglycerate-independent phosphoglycerate mutase encodes the protein MASSGQVSFKLEDHPKLPKGKRIAVVVLDGWGEYKPDQYNCIHVAQTPTMDSLKQGAPDRWRLIRAHGNSVGLPTEDDMGNSEVGHNALGAGRIFAQGAKLVDLALASGKIYDGEGFKYISESFEKGTLHLIGLLSDGGVHSRLDQLQLLLKGASERGAKRIRVHVLTDGRDVLDGSSVGFVEILENDLAKLRGKGVDARIASGGGRMYVTMDRYENDWDVVKRGWDAQVLGEAPHKFKNAIEAVKKLRENANDQYLPPFVIVDDNNKAVGPIVDGDAVVTINFRADRMVMLAKALEYQDFNKFDRIRVPKIRYAGMLQYDGELKLPSCYLVSPPEIDRTSGEYLVHNGVRTFACSETVKFGHVTFFWNGNRSGYFNPQMEEYVEIPSDVGITFNVQPKMKALEIGEKARDAILSGKFDQVRVNIPNGDMVGHTGDIEATVVACKAADEAVKMILDAIEQVGGIYIVTADHGNAEDMVKRNKSGEPLLDKNGDLQILTSHTCQPVPIAIGGPGLAPGVRFRSDAPNGGLANVAATVMNLHGFVAPNDYETTLIEVADN